In one window of Reinekea forsetii DNA:
- a CDS encoding peptidase domain-containing ABC transporter: MKILLQTEIAECGLACVGMVAGHYGYVSDLSMLRNQFKISSQGTNLKQLMDIAAKLELAGRALQLDLEHLSQLQLPCILHWDMNHFVVLKAVGKNKVVLLDPAIGEVTYSHDEFAKHFTGIALELTPTAKFEKKEVRQRLSLSHFWQRIFGLKRNLITIIVLSFLLQIFAVVAPFYMQTVVDDVLLRQDSSLLLVLALGFGLLMLIQTATNTLRGFIILHLSTKLNYQMAANLFRHLIRLPLDYFQKRHIGDVVSRFGSLQQVKDLLTTGLVSSIVDGVMALITLTAMFIYSVKVAFVVLFVVALYTLLRFALYRPFRRLSEESIVAHAKEDSNFMETVRAIQTVKLFQRENDRQNLWQNRYTEALNTDVSLAKWGIGYQTINQLLFGIENVIVIYLLATSVMGNLMSLGMLYAFMSYKNQFVDRMDGLIDMLIEFKMIGLHLDRLADITFTDAEDVDRHTANLQHLPDMIGKLEVKNLTFRYSATDDPIFENISFSIAAGQSAAIVGPSGCGKTTLLKVMMGLLKADSGQVLIDGVDINKRDDYRTQIAAVMQDDQLLSGSVAENIACFDPKLDFERIGACAVAAAVHEDILKFGMQYNTLVGDMGTSLSGGQKQRVILARALYRDPKLLFLDEATSHLDLDNESIVNANVKQMNITRVLVAHRTETVKSADVVIDLGRLNSAKDGRD; the protein is encoded by the coding sequence ATGAAAATACTTCTTCAAACAGAAATCGCCGAATGCGGCCTTGCCTGTGTCGGCATGGTCGCAGGCCACTACGGCTACGTTTCAGATCTCTCCATGTTGCGCAACCAATTTAAGATCTCATCGCAAGGCACCAACCTCAAGCAGCTGATGGATATAGCCGCCAAACTCGAATTGGCCGGGCGGGCACTGCAACTCGATTTGGAACACCTGTCGCAACTGCAGTTACCCTGTATTTTGCATTGGGATATGAACCATTTCGTGGTGCTAAAGGCGGTCGGCAAAAATAAGGTCGTCCTATTGGATCCCGCTATCGGCGAGGTGACCTACAGCCACGACGAATTTGCCAAGCACTTTACCGGCATTGCCTTGGAACTCACCCCAACCGCCAAATTCGAGAAGAAAGAGGTGCGCCAAAGACTGAGCTTGTCCCATTTTTGGCAACGGATATTTGGCCTAAAGCGCAACCTGATCACCATTATAGTGCTGTCGTTTTTACTGCAGATATTTGCTGTGGTCGCACCCTTTTACATGCAAACGGTGGTCGATGACGTGTTATTGCGCCAGGACAGCAGTTTGCTACTGGTGCTGGCCCTGGGTTTTGGTTTGCTGATGCTGATACAAACCGCGACCAATACGCTGCGCGGTTTTATTATTTTGCACCTGTCGACCAAATTAAACTATCAGATGGCGGCCAATCTATTCCGGCACCTGATACGCCTACCGCTCGACTATTTCCAAAAACGCCACATCGGCGATGTGGTGTCTCGCTTTGGGTCCCTGCAACAGGTGAAGGATCTGCTTACCACAGGCCTGGTCAGCTCTATTGTCGATGGTGTGATGGCCCTTATTACCCTTACCGCCATGTTTATCTATTCCGTTAAGGTGGCCTTTGTCGTGCTTTTTGTGGTCGCACTGTACACGCTGCTGCGCTTTGCGCTGTATCGGCCCTTTCGCAGGCTGTCCGAAGAAAGCATCGTGGCCCATGCCAAGGAGGATTCTAACTTTATGGAGACGGTACGGGCGATCCAAACGGTTAAGCTGTTCCAACGTGAGAACGACCGGCAGAATCTCTGGCAGAATCGATACACCGAGGCCTTGAATACCGATGTCTCGTTGGCCAAATGGGGTATTGGCTACCAGACCATCAATCAACTGCTCTTTGGTATTGAAAACGTTATCGTAATCTATCTATTGGCCACGAGTGTTATGGGCAATCTGATGTCACTCGGCATGCTCTATGCCTTTATGAGCTACAAAAACCAGTTCGTCGACCGCATGGACGGCCTGATTGATATGTTGATCGAATTCAAGATGATCGGCCTACACCTGGACCGCCTGGCCGACATTACCTTTACCGACGCCGAAGATGTCGACCGCCATACGGCCAACCTACAACATCTGCCCGACATGATCGGCAAGCTGGAAGTGAAAAACCTAACCTTCCGCTATTCTGCAACCGACGATCCTATCTTCGAAAACATCAGCTTTTCCATTGCAGCCGGTCAGTCGGCCGCCATCGTCGGCCCGAGCGGTTGTGGCAAAACCACCCTGTTGAAGGTCATGATGGGCTTGCTGAAGGCAGACAGCGGCCAGGTACTGATCGATGGCGTGGACATAAATAAGCGGGACGATTACCGCACCCAGATCGCAGCGGTGATGCAGGACGACCAGCTCTTGTCGGGCTCGGTTGCAGAGAACATCGCCTGCTTTGATCCAAAATTGGATTTCGAGCGGATCGGCGCCTGCGCTGTGGCCGCTGCGGTGCACGAGGATATTCTCAAGTTTGGCATGCAGTACAACACCCTGGTCGGCGATATGGGCACCTCTCTTAGTGGCGGCCAGAAACAGCGAGTCATCTTAGCGCGTGCCCTGTACCGCGATCCCAAGCTGTTGTTCCTCGACGAAGCGACCAGCCATTTGGACTTGGACAACGAGTCGATCGTTAACGCGAATGTTAAACAGATGAATATTACCAGAGTGTTGGTGGCGCACCGGACGGAAACCGTTAAGAGTGCGGATGTGGTGATTGATTTGGGTAGGCTTAACAGTGCAAAAGATGGTAGAGACTGA
- a CDS encoding ECF-type sigma factor produces the protein MLKDNLQFKGWIYKKPIKSVNFNLKEYICETVIYAKGKLNNMNFALDNLKLMGETRQPHIDYLIVEAYERLHGLAKSALGYSRNSTAIQATELVNELYLYLRQREHLNFNDSAHFFATVSLKLRHILNDKYKSRCAQKRDFGIRVHEFDLEGIACTEKTMLEEIVMKNLIEQLEQHDEVSARVTELLIFWEFSYPEVANLLGISERTAHRKWQWAIAWFKTEIGHLGR, from the coding sequence ATGTTAAAGGATAATCTGCAGTTCAAGGGGTGGATATACAAAAAACCCATTAAATCAGTCAATTTCAATCTTAAAGAATATATTTGCGAAACGGTAATATATGCAAAAGGGAAATTAAATAATATGAATTTTGCATTAGATAATCTAAAACTAATGGGCGAAACTAGACAGCCTCATATAGACTACCTAATAGTTGAGGCCTATGAACGCCTACATGGTTTAGCGAAATCCGCCCTAGGATACTCCCGCAACAGCACAGCAATCCAAGCCACTGAACTGGTAAACGAACTCTATTTGTATTTGCGCCAAAGAGAACATCTCAATTTTAACGATAGTGCTCATTTCTTTGCAACAGTCTCTTTGAAGCTAAGGCATATATTAAACGACAAATACAAAAGCAGGTGCGCTCAGAAACGAGACTTTGGCATACGGGTTCACGAGTTCGATCTAGAAGGTATTGCATGTACTGAAAAGACGATGCTTGAAGAAATCGTTATGAAAAATCTTATTGAACAGCTAGAGCAACACGATGAGGTTTCGGCGCGAGTGACCGAATTGTTGATATTTTGGGAGTTTAGCTACCCGGAAGTGGCGAACTTACTTGGTATTAGCGAAAGGACTGCGCATCGAAAATGGCAATGGGCCATTGCTTGGTTTAAGACAGAGATTGGCCACCTAGGGAGATAG
- a CDS encoding serine/threonine protein kinase: protein MYGKEKIAPIESGKVGDTLGSYYIREKIGQGGMAEVYLANRSDGVHGADVALKIIHCTGNQDRLITRFHSERNILANLKHPNIAQLLDGGTTEQGLPYFVMEYIAGEPIDKYCRSHQLSFDEILAIFIKVCTAIEFAHQNLVIHRDIKPANIVVNAKGEPMLLDFGIAKVLQPTPPDNDTSTMLALTTDYASPEQILGANLTTATDVYSLGILLYELLCGVRPPRPQFRVSNSALNSVDSGDNLAPSKFLEIILKDGIPSRLDTNTLHEHRRKLKGDIDSILVKALENSPENRFVSVQDFSRDIDRHLRNLPVSANNNTFIYRTSRFIRRNRLTILLSVIASTLFFSGIGIQQYRVVSERDIAIQQRDKQQITKDFLLSLFESSHPEEFTGEQLTAKDIIDRGLAKIEHEFDSEPALKAEIMTTMGVDYR from the coding sequence TTGTATGGCAAGGAGAAGATTGCACCAATTGAAAGTGGCAAAGTTGGTGATACTTTAGGCTCTTACTACATCCGCGAAAAAATAGGTCAGGGAGGAATGGCTGAAGTCTATTTAGCTAACCGATCGGATGGAGTTCATGGTGCCGACGTAGCATTAAAGATTATTCACTGCACCGGAAATCAGGATAGACTAATAACGCGTTTTCACAGCGAAAGGAATATCCTCGCCAATCTAAAACATCCAAATATCGCCCAATTATTGGACGGAGGTACCACAGAACAGGGTCTTCCTTACTTCGTTATGGAATACATTGCAGGCGAACCCATCGACAAATATTGCCGCTCCCACCAACTATCTTTCGATGAAATATTGGCGATATTTATCAAGGTCTGTACCGCCATCGAATTTGCGCATCAAAATTTAGTTATCCACCGAGACATTAAGCCTGCAAATATTGTCGTCAATGCCAAAGGCGAGCCTATGCTATTGGACTTTGGCATCGCTAAAGTTTTACAGCCTACACCGCCAGACAATGACACTTCGACTATGTTGGCGCTCACAACTGATTATGCAAGCCCTGAGCAAATTTTAGGCGCTAATCTTACAACAGCGACAGATGTCTATTCTTTGGGAATTCTGTTATATGAACTACTTTGCGGTGTCCGACCACCACGACCTCAATTTAGAGTTTCAAATTCCGCCCTAAATTCAGTTGATTCAGGCGATAACCTAGCACCGAGTAAGTTTCTCGAAATAATACTAAAAGATGGAATTCCTTCAAGACTTGACACTAATACTTTGCATGAGCATAGGCGTAAATTAAAAGGAGATATAGATTCAATCCTAGTCAAAGCTCTTGAAAATAGTCCCGAAAATAGGTTTGTATCTGTTCAGGATTTTTCCAGAGATATTGATCGCCATTTAAGGAACTTACCCGTATCAGCCAACAACAATACGTTTATATATCGCACGAGTCGCTTCATACGGCGCAATAGACTTACCATATTACTATCTGTCATTGCTAGCACCTTGTTTTTCTCAGGTATCGGCATCCAACAGTACCGTGTTGTGTCTGAACGTGACATCGCTATTCAACAGAGAGATAAACAACAAATCACCAAGGACTTCTTGTTAAGTCTATTTGAGTCCTCGCACCCAGAGGAATTTACCGGCGAACAATTAACTGCCAAGGACATTATTGATCGAGGCTTGGCAAAAATTGAGCACGAGTTCGACTCCGAGCCAGCATTAAAAGCAGAAATAATGACCACTATGGGGGTAGACTATCGATAA
- a CDS encoding tetratricopeptide repeat protein: protein MLELGILEYRRSNAKDAQIYLEQSILIYQALDVEYTEKLADGYHLLGYSLSILGQTEDALTSFETAKVIRIEYFGSQHSKIADSISAIGSVFRKNQDYQRSLDFQLEAFEIRQKSLPPSHPHLARSYHSVGLDYFSLGDLVKARDYLEKGLDIWKNVHGDGHELLGEFYFPLSHIDYYNGKYEEALDKLSIARELNLKNDGTEGVKINSLTGLIYEATGDLEQGLVYKEKALELSLEYYGSIHAQTAREYNNVAIIYSKLGRYDDAISSLTEAISVNINLFGELNPRVANNYDSFGEIYLDKGDFELALQYYAKARADFTALFGEDHPGVKTADKGIAKAREQLDI, encoded by the coding sequence TTGTTAGAGCTAGGAATATTAGAGTATAGACGATCGAATGCAAAGGATGCGCAAATATATCTTGAACAATCTATCCTAATCTACCAAGCCCTTGATGTTGAATATACCGAAAAACTCGCGGACGGATACCATTTGCTAGGGTATTCGCTAAGTATTCTAGGTCAGACAGAAGATGCATTGACCTCATTTGAAACGGCGAAAGTAATTCGCATTGAATATTTCGGCTCCCAACATTCAAAGATTGCCGATTCCATAAGTGCTATCGGAAGTGTGTTCAGAAAGAATCAGGATTATCAACGCAGTTTAGATTTTCAACTTGAGGCTTTTGAAATACGACAAAAATCCTTACCCCCAAGCCACCCACATTTGGCCCGAAGTTACCACTCGGTTGGTCTGGACTACTTTTCTTTAGGTGATCTGGTGAAAGCAAGGGACTATTTAGAAAAAGGCTTAGATATTTGGAAAAACGTCCATGGAGATGGGCACGAACTTTTAGGCGAATTTTATTTTCCTCTCAGCCATATTGATTATTATAATGGAAAATACGAAGAAGCTTTAGATAAGTTAAGTATAGCGAGAGAATTAAACCTCAAAAATGATGGCACTGAAGGTGTTAAGATTAACAGTCTGACTGGATTGATATATGAGGCCACGGGTGATCTAGAGCAGGGTTTGGTATACAAAGAAAAAGCTCTGGAACTCAGTCTAGAATATTATGGATCAATTCATGCACAAACGGCGAGAGAATATAATAATGTAGCGATCATCTACTCTAAATTAGGGCGCTACGATGACGCCATTTCATCCTTGACCGAGGCAATCAGCGTTAATATTAATTTATTCGGCGAATTGAACCCCAGAGTTGCCAATAATTATGATAGCTTTGGTGAAATATACTTAGACAAAGGTGACTTTGAGTTAGCATTACAGTATTACGCCAAAGCAAGGGCAGACTTTACCGCACTGTTTGGTGAAGATCACCCCGGTGTCAAGACTGCAGACAAGGGTATCGCTAAGGCACGGGAACAGTTGGATATTTAG
- a CDS encoding type II toxin-antitoxin system TacA family antitoxin, translating into MRVAAINLRALPEQRDLIDHAATLLGKTRSDFMLEASCDRAQSVVLDQFHFTLDADNFQQFVDLLDAPPKDNSGLERLFAVKTPWHKA; encoded by the coding sequence ATGCGGGTTGCTGCAATCAATTTACGGGCCTTACCGGAGCAGCGTGACCTTATTGATCACGCCGCAACCTTACTTGGCAAAACTCGTTCCGACTTTATGCTAGAGGCCTCTTGTGACCGAGCCCAGTCCGTCGTGCTGGATCAGTTTCATTTCACGCTCGATGCAGATAATTTCCAACAGTTCGTCGATCTGTTAGACGCGCCACCTAAAGACAACTCGGGCCTTGAGCGCCTATTCGCAGTCAAAACGCCGTGGCACAAGGCATGA
- a CDS encoding GNAT family N-acetyltransferase, translating to MSFELKAPQPLTVDHYCDDFSCGEPTLEDWLKRRALLNQMSGASRSGEPRIRPLRAGGECCFTSSGNREGPPQHARANTGNGLARLAVDRQAQGIRLGAAMLRDAVYRAVAVSEHAGVSALLVHAFHDRAKSFYQHFGFQTSPIKPLVLMLPLNRAKIG from the coding sequence ATGAGCTTTGAACTCAAGGCCCCACAGCCACTCACTGTGGACCATTACTGCGATGATTTTTCATGCGGCGAACCGACACTGGAGGATTGGCTCAAACGCAGGGCCTTGCTCAATCAGATGAGTGGTGCGAGCCGATCAGGCGAACCGCGTATACGGCCATTACGCGCTGGTGGCGAGTGCTGTTTCACATCGAGTGGCAACCGGGAAGGTCCGCCGCAACATGCCAGAGCCAATACCGGTAATGGTCTGGCGCGTCTAGCCGTTGATCGTCAAGCACAGGGGATCAGGCTCGGCGCAGCCATGCTGCGGGATGCAGTCTATCGGGCGGTGGCCGTATCGGAGCACGCTGGCGTGTCCGCCTTACTCGTTCACGCTTTTCATGACCGAGCCAAATCCTTTTACCAACACTTTGGCTTCCAGACGTCGCCCATCAAGCCATTGGTTTTAATGTTGCCGCTTAATAGGGCTAAAATCGGATAG
- the smpB gene encoding SsrA-binding protein SmpB, with the protein MSKDKKKKSTSGGTIALNKKARHDYLIVDKYEAGLSLMGWEVKSMRAGKLQLIDSYVIFKDAEAFLIGAHITPLNTASTHVIAEPTRTRKLLLNRKEIDKLERNVHQSGFTAVCLAVYWKGNKIKAEIALAKGKQDHDKRAAEKDKEWSRDKLRIVKAYNR; encoded by the coding sequence ATGAGTAAAGATAAAAAGAAGAAGTCCACCTCTGGTGGCACCATCGCCCTAAACAAGAAAGCTCGGCACGATTATCTGATAGTAGATAAATACGAAGCCGGCTTATCGCTTATGGGCTGGGAAGTAAAAAGCATGCGTGCTGGCAAGTTGCAGCTGATCGATAGCTATGTGATTTTTAAGGACGCCGAAGCCTTCTTAATCGGCGCCCACATTACCCCGCTAAATACCGCCTCGACTCACGTGATCGCCGAGCCGACCCGGACCCGCAAGCTATTGTTGAACCGTAAGGAAATCGACAAGCTGGAGCGCAATGTGCACCAGAGTGGCTTCACTGCCGTTTGTTTGGCCGTGTACTGGAAAGGCAACAAGATCAAGGCCGAGATAGCGCTGGCCAAAGGCAAGCAAGATCACGACAAGCGCGCCGCCGAGAAAGACAAGGAATGGAGCCGGGATAAGTTACGCATCGTCAAGGCCTATAACCGCTAA
- a CDS encoding CidA/LrgA family protein: MLLLFWLLGSALVAVLAWPIPGSVVGLLGLWLALVVNGGVPDWLKKPSSLLIRYLTLLFVPAGVGLIDHWDRLMSHGIAMLVIIAISSVLTAVVMVLIFRAGRASS; the protein is encoded by the coding sequence GTGCTCTTATTATTCTGGCTGCTCGGTTCGGCCTTGGTGGCCGTTCTGGCTTGGCCCATTCCCGGCAGCGTGGTCGGCCTGCTCGGACTTTGGCTGGCCTTGGTAGTCAACGGTGGTGTGCCCGACTGGCTGAAGAAGCCCTCTAGCCTGCTGATCCGCTATCTGACGCTATTGTTTGTGCCAGCCGGTGTCGGCTTGATCGACCACTGGGACCGGCTTATGAGTCACGGCATTGCCATGTTGGTCATTATCGCCATCAGCTCGGTACTGACCGCCGTTGTTATGGTGCTGATCTTTAGAGCGGGGCGGGCCAGCTCATGA
- a CDS encoding LrgB family protein, with the protein MTDAIRMLLALVGTIGFYLLAEQLYIRLHRSPLVHPVLVSIFGLIGVLTWLDWDYATYQQDTFFIHFLLGPATVALAIPLYEQMALVRKMAVPLLIAALVGALVAGASAALLSALWTGDTLLSLSLIAKSVTTPIAMDISAVSGGSPSLTAGIVLFTGAIGCLLIPLVLRLMRVHDDAIHGFVLGLTAHGFGTAQAFDRSVTCGAFAGLAMSLTGVISAFVIPVTPLADWVRVIIGL; encoded by the coding sequence ATGACCGATGCCATCCGCATGCTGCTGGCGCTGGTCGGCACAATCGGCTTCTACCTCTTGGCCGAGCAGCTTTACATCAGGCTGCACCGTTCGCCGCTGGTGCACCCGGTGTTGGTGAGCATCTTCGGCCTGATCGGGGTCTTAACCTGGCTCGACTGGGACTATGCCACCTATCAACAAGACACCTTTTTTATTCATTTTTTGCTCGGGCCGGCCACCGTGGCCTTAGCCATCCCGCTTTACGAACAGATGGCGCTGGTGCGCAAAATGGCCGTGCCGCTACTGATCGCGGCCTTGGTGGGCGCATTGGTCGCCGGCGCCAGTGCCGCCTTGCTCAGTGCGCTCTGGACGGGCGACACATTGCTGAGCCTGAGTTTGATCGCCAAGTCTGTAACCACGCCTATTGCGATGGATATCTCGGCAGTCTCCGGGGGCAGCCCGTCGCTCACCGCCGGTATTGTACTGTTTACCGGGGCGATCGGCTGTTTGTTGATTCCCTTAGTGTTGCGCCTGATGCGCGTTCACGATGATGCCATTCATGGCTTTGTCTTGGGCCTTACCGCACACGGCTTCGGCACCGCCCAGGCGTTTGATCGGTCGGTTACCTGTGGCGCCTTTGCAGGTCTGGCGATGAGCCTGACCGGGGTAATCAGCGCCTTTGTGATCCCGGTGACGCCCTTGGCCGATTGGGTGCGAGTTATCATCGGGCTTTAG
- the astE gene encoding succinylglutamate desuccinylase yields the protein MFDTHSSIISHTLANADAPHVRQHDFLTAGTEVTFLDTGVIKFEPNTACDTSLVISCAVHGNETAPIEIISRIIDDLLAEEQKCGQRILFILANPWSMVAAERFVDLNMNRLFCGQWQHQDLTLKEVKRAAKLEAYVANFYAEEPVTVTQRFHYDCHTAIKDSARARFALYPFVADRKIPDSQKAFLDQADIQTLLLQQRAGNTFSSFSASTQQAQSFTLELGKVKPFGENDLSQFSGIDGALRKLISGDALPNRSARPVDCFSVCHEIERTSEQWQFLVADESANFAEFLPGQLIWQDGEHEYRVGDEPEYLVFPNGQVPIGQRAGLMLRKLS from the coding sequence ATGTTCGACACGCACAGCAGTATTATTTCGCACACCCTAGCCAACGCCGATGCACCGCACGTCCGCCAACACGACTTTTTAACGGCCGGCACCGAGGTGACCTTTCTCGATACCGGGGTGATTAAGTTCGAACCCAATACCGCGTGCGACACCTCACTGGTTATTTCCTGTGCCGTGCACGGCAACGAGACCGCCCCGATCGAAATTATCAGCCGGATTATCGATGACCTATTAGCCGAAGAGCAGAAGTGTGGTCAGCGGATCCTGTTTATTCTCGCTAACCCCTGGTCAATGGTCGCCGCCGAGCGCTTTGTCGACCTGAATATGAATCGACTGTTTTGCGGCCAATGGCAACACCAGGATCTGACGCTTAAGGAAGTTAAGCGTGCGGCCAAGCTGGAAGCCTATGTAGCGAACTTCTATGCCGAAGAGCCGGTCACCGTGACGCAGCGCTTTCACTATGACTGCCACACCGCTATCAAGGACAGTGCCCGCGCGCGCTTTGCACTATACCCCTTCGTCGCCGACCGCAAGATACCCGACAGCCAGAAAGCCTTTCTCGACCAAGCCGATATTCAGACCCTGTTGTTGCAGCAACGTGCCGGCAATACCTTTAGCTCGTTCAGCGCGAGCACCCAGCAGGCGCAGAGCTTTACCCTTGAGCTGGGCAAGGTAAAGCCCTTCGGAGAAAACGACCTAAGCCAGTTCAGCGGCATTGACGGGGCGTTGCGCAAGTTGATCAGTGGGGATGCCTTGCCCAACCGATCGGCGCGGCCGGTCGATTGCTTTAGCGTATGCCATGAAATTGAACGCACCAGCGAGCAGTGGCAGTTTCTGGTGGCCGATGAGAGCGCCAACTTCGCCGAATTTCTACCCGGTCAATTGATTTGGCAGGACGGGGAGCACGAATATCGGGTCGGCGATGAACCTGAATACCTGGTTTTTCCCAATGGACAGGTGCCGATCGGCCAACGCGCTGGGTTAATGTTACGCAAGCTGAGTTAG